The following is a genomic window from Niabella soli DSM 19437.
GAGCAGGGAAGTTTCTTTTATTTCCCAATACAGAACTTCCCAAAGATCGTTCCTAATATATCCCGGTCTACTTCTACCTGACCGGTGATGGCACCAAGATAGTGGAGCGCACGCCGGATATCTATTGATAACAGATCGCCGGTAAGGCCTTGTTCCATCCCTGTTTCAATGGCCTGAAGGCTTTCCATCATTTTTGCCAGCGCCTCATAATGGCGGGCATTGGTTACAATGGTGTTTTCAGTTTTGATGGTATCGCCGATCGCTTTTTCGTACATCAGGTCTTTAAGAGCTTCAATGCCGGTATTGTTTTTTGCACTGATCGCAATTTCTGATTCTTTATTTCTGATTGCTGATTTCTGATTTCCCTTGTGATCGGTTTTGTTCCACACCGTAATGGTCTTGTCAGCAAAAGGCGCCAGCCAGTCAATAGGAGTATTGTCCGGATCGGTAATGTCTGACAGGTGCAGGATCAATGCTGCTTTCTCCGCGTTCTGCTTGCTGCGTTTGATGCCGATGCTTTCGATCTGGTCCAACGTGTGCTCGCGGATGCCTGCTGTATCTATCAGCCGGAACAGCACTCCCTTTATATTCAGCGTTTCCTCAATAGTATCCCGCGTAGTGCCGGCAATATCGCTCACAATAGCGCGTTCCTCATTCAGCAATGCGTTTAACAATGTGCTTTTACCTACATTGGGTTTTCCGATGATGGCAACGGCAACGCCATTCTTGATTACATTGCCTAATTGAAAGGAGTTGAGCAAATTTGAGATCTGCGATTTGAGATTTGCGATCAGGCTTTTGAACTGTGCGCGGTCGGCAAACTCCACGTCCTCATCGCTGAAATCCAGTTCCAATTCAATTAATGCAGCAAAATTGATCAGTTGATCCCGGAGTTGGGCCAGTTCGCCGGAGAACCCGCCCCGCAGTTGTTGCAGGGCTGCCTGTTGCTGGGCCTTGCTATCGGCAGCGATCAGGTCCGCTACAGCTTCTGCCTGAGCCAGATCCAGCTTTCCATTTAAGAAGGCCCGCTGGGTGTATTCACCGGCCCGGGCCAGCCGGGCGCCGGTGGCAACAGCAGCTTCCAGTATTTTCCGGAGAATATAGGGAGAGCCGTGCCCGCTGATCTCCACCACATCTTCCCCGGTATAACTTTTGGGCCCCTTGAATATGGTGACCACTACTTCGTCGATAAACTCCCCTCCACCCGGATCAATGATATGCCCGAAATGAACCGTATGCGAGGGCTGAAGGGTGAGCTCCCGCCCCTTGAAAATTTTACCCGCAATCGCAAGGGCGTCCGAACCGCTCAGCCTTATGACGCCAATGGCGCCCACACCCGGAGGAGTGGCAATAGCGACGATAGTATCTTCAAACCCAGAAAGATGATTCATGGCTGCAAAAGTACCGATTCGGGGGGATAGCGCCTATATGCCCGCTTTTCGGGAACATAACACTTTTATTTTCACTGATTCTTCAGATTCACAAAGAAGCTTTTAAACCTTTTGCGCAATCACTATTCTTTTCTGTGAAAATCTGTTGTTTCTGTGAGCCGTACATTCATATTATACTTAATTTTATTGCCTTCATCCAATTAATTGTAATCTTATCATGCAAGTACGGTTTTTGCCTTTCCTGGTTTTATTGTTTGCTCTGTGCCCCTTTATTTCAAAATCTCAAAAAACTGCTCAGCCCGAGTATTACCAATTGTCCATATATAAATATTCCAAAACTGAACAGGAAGCAGTGCTGAAGCAGTATTTTGAAACAGCGCTGGTGCCGGCGCTGCATCGTCAGCAGATCAACCGGGTGGGTGTGTTTGAAAAAATAGCGAATGATACTGCTGCCGTAAAGGAGCTTTATGTATTGATTCCTCTTAAGAACCCCGGTCAACAGGAATTGGTCAGGCAGCGGCTGCAAAAGGATGCGCCTTATCTTTCGGCGAGCCAGCCCTTCCGCGAAGCGAATTATAAAACTCCTGCGTATGACCGTATGGAAACCATATGGCTGAAAGCATTTGCGCTGATGCCGGCGCTGAAGATCCCTGCATTAACGGGACAGAAGCAGGAGCGGGTGTATGAACTCCGCAGTTATCAAAGTCCTACCGAGCAATTATTTCGCAGTAAAGTAAAAATGTTTAACGAGGGCGGTGAGATCGCTATTTTCAAAAACCTGAACTTTAATGCGGTTTTTTATGGGGAAGTGATTGCGGGCTGTCATATGCCCAACCTGATGTACCTGACCACGCATGAAAACAAGGAAGACCGGGATGCCCACTGGAAAAGCTTTGGCAGCGACCCGGCCTGGAAACGGCTGAATACAATGGAGGAGTATAAAAACAATGTTTCTCATATCGATATTTCTTTTCTTCGACCTCTGGCTTGTTCGGATATTTAACAGCGTTTGTGTAAAGGTCTCCCACAGATCGCGCTGATTTTCGCAGAAAAAGAGCCTGTCTGCAGTGGTCTGCGTATTCTGCGGGAAACCTTACTTTTGCCCGAAATGAAAAAGGAACATTTAAAAGAGATCGATTTTGCCGAAGGCGCGGTATTACTGATCGATAAACCGTTGGAGTGGACGTCTTTTGACGTGGTGCGGAAAGTGCGGAACCTGATCCGGGTAAAAAAAGTAGGGCATGCAGGCACGCTGGACCCCCTGGCAACGGGTTTGCTGGTGGTTTGTACGGGAAAGTTCACCAAGCAGATCAATACGTATATGGCGCGGGAAAAGGAATATACCGGCACTTTTACGATCGGCGCCGTTACGCCTACTTACGACCTGGAAAGCAGCCCTGAGAATTTTAAACCTTACGAGCATATTACCCTTTTTGAAATAGAAGCAGCCACGCATCAATTTACAGGAACCATCCAGCAAATCCCCCCGGCACATTCTGCTATTAAAAAGGATGGTAAACGGGTGTATGAGTTGGCGCGTAAGGGAATCGAAGTGCAACTGGATCCCCGGACGGTAGTAATTTCAAGCTTTGAAATAGACGCTACCAGGCTCCCGGAGATCGCTTTTAAAGTGGTTTGTTCTACCGGAACCTATATCCGGAGCCTGGCGCATGATTTTGGACAGGCCCTGGGCTGCGGCGCTTATTTGAGCAGTCTGCGGCGCACCCGCATCGGGTCGTTTTCCGTTAACGAAGCGATTACGATGGATGCGTTCACGGAAGCTATGAAGGAACGGAAGGCCGATCTGTGAGGGTTTTAAAAACCTCATAGGTCTTAGAATATAAACGGATACCCGATGCCAATCTGCAACTGGCTGCCTTTAAAGAAGGGATAAGCGAAGAATTTGTTTTGATAGATGCTGTTTTCGGGGCTGGGGCTGGGGTCCTTGACCTTATAGGCATAATCGAGGCGGATCACAAAAAAGCCAAGATCTACCCGCATACCCGCGCCAGAACCAATGGCCAGGTCGGTACCCAGGCGCCCCAGTTTAAAGATCTGATCATTGGTGCCGGCATCTTTTTTCACCAGCCACACATTGCCCATATCGGTAAAG
Proteins encoded in this region:
- a CDS encoding NIPSNAP family protein; its protein translation is MQVRFLPFLVLLFALCPFISKSQKTAQPEYYQLSIYKYSKTEQEAVLKQYFETALVPALHRQQINRVGVFEKIANDTAAVKELYVLIPLKNPGQQELVRQRLQKDAPYLSASQPFREANYKTPAYDRMETIWLKAFALMPALKIPALTGQKQERVYELRSYQSPTEQLFRSKVKMFNEGGEIAIFKNLNFNAVFYGEVIAGCHMPNLMYLTTHENKEDRDAHWKSFGSDPAWKRLNTMEEYKNNVSHIDISFLRPLACSDI
- the truB gene encoding tRNA pseudouridine(55) synthase TruB, which gives rise to MKKEHLKEIDFAEGAVLLIDKPLEWTSFDVVRKVRNLIRVKKVGHAGTLDPLATGLLVVCTGKFTKQINTYMAREKEYTGTFTIGAVTPTYDLESSPENFKPYEHITLFEIEAATHQFTGTIQQIPPAHSAIKKDGKRVYELARKGIEVQLDPRTVVISSFEIDATRLPEIAFKVVCSTGTYIRSLAHDFGQALGCGAYLSSLRRTRIGSFSVNEAITMDAFTEAMKERKADL
- the mnmE gene encoding tRNA uridine-5-carboxymethylaminomethyl(34) synthesis GTPase MnmE; the protein is MNHLSGFEDTIVAIATPPGVGAIGVIRLSGSDALAIAGKIFKGRELTLQPSHTVHFGHIIDPGGGEFIDEVVVTIFKGPKSYTGEDVVEISGHGSPYILRKILEAAVATGARLARAGEYTQRAFLNGKLDLAQAEAVADLIAADSKAQQQAALQQLRGGFSGELAQLRDQLINFAALIELELDFSDEDVEFADRAQFKSLIANLKSQISNLLNSFQLGNVIKNGVAVAIIGKPNVGKSTLLNALLNEERAIVSDIAGTTRDTIEETLNIKGVLFRLIDTAGIREHTLDQIESIGIKRSKQNAEKAALILHLSDITDPDNTPIDWLAPFADKTITVWNKTDHKGNQKSAIRNKESEIAISAKNNTGIEALKDLMYEKAIGDTIKTENTIVTNARHYEALAKMMESLQAIETGMEQGLTGDLLSIDIRRALHYLGAITGQVEVDRDILGTIFGKFCIGK